The following proteins come from a genomic window of Magnetococcales bacterium:
- the radC gene encoding DNA repair protein RadC gives MDDDAAPVEVGTADDPLNAGHRGRLRERFLREGLEGFPDHQVLELLLFYILPRRDTNRLAHQLIRRFGSLSAVLEADPVDLAGIEGIGRNAAVFLTLFPPLTRRYLHDRATRDKPALNQPEVTCRFVVPLMLGRTEEVFYVLCLDSRLRLLFPALISHGTVKKALVHPRQVVEAAIRHKASGIILAHNHPSGSVKPSPEDIEFTKRLQQALTVLDIRLLDHIIVAGTETCSMAKRNLL, from the coding sequence ATGGACGATGACGCGGCCCCCGTCGAGGTCGGCACCGCCGACGATCCGTTGAATGCCGGTCATCGCGGCCGCCTGCGGGAACGGTTTCTGCGCGAAGGATTGGAAGGCTTTCCGGACCATCAGGTTCTGGAGCTGCTCCTGTTCTACATCCTGCCCAGACGCGATACCAATCGTCTGGCCCATCAGCTCATCCGTCGCTTCGGCTCCCTCTCCGCCGTCCTGGAAGCCGATCCCGTCGATCTGGCCGGCATCGAGGGTATCGGACGCAACGCCGCCGTCTTTCTCACCCTGTTCCCGCCCCTGACCCGTCGTTATCTGCACGACCGCGCCACCCGGGACAAACCGGCCCTCAATCAGCCGGAAGTGACCTGCCGTTTCGTGGTGCCCCTCATGTTGGGGCGCACGGAGGAGGTCTTCTACGTCCTCTGCCTCGATTCCCGCCTGCGGCTGCTCTTCCCGGCCCTGATCAGCCACGGAACCGTCAAGAAGGCGCTGGTGCATCCCCGCCAGGTGGTGGAAGCCGCCATCCGACACAAGGCCTCGGGCATCATTCTGGCCCACAACCACCCTTCCGGATCGGTCAAGCCATCCCCGGAGGATATCGAATTCACCAAACGCCTGCAGCAGGCTTTGACCGTACTGGACATCCGCCTGCTGGATCACATCATCGTCGCGGGAACCGAAACCTGCAGCATGGCGAAACGCAACCTGCTCTGA